Below is a genomic region from Verrucomicrobiia bacterium.
CGGCTACATCTCCCCTTACTTCGTCACCAACACCGAGCGCATGGAAGTAAGCCTGAAAAATCCTTACATCCTGCTTTACGAGAAGAAGATCTCCACGATCAAGGACATGGTTCCCCTTCTCGAAAAAGTGGCGCGTCTCGGAAAACCGCTTCTCATCATCGCGGAAGACATTGAAGCCGAAGCGCTGGCGACGCTCGTCGTCAACAAGATCCGCGGCACGCTGCAGGTCGCGGCCGTAAAAGCTCCCGGATTCGGCGATCGCCGCAAGGCCATGATGGAAGACATCGGCATCCTCACCAAGGGCAAGTTCATCTCCGAAGACCTGGGCCTCAAGCTCGAGTCGATCGAGACGGACATGCTCGGCACGGCGGACAGCGTTCTGATCGACAAGGAAAACACGACGATCGTGGGCGGCGTTGCGTCCGACAAGGAAATCAAAGCCCGCTGCGAAATGATCCGCTCTCAGCTGGCCAAGAGCGATTCCGAATACGACAAGGAAAAGCTGCAGGAACGGCTCGCGAAGCTTTCCGGCGGCGTTGCTTTGATCAAGGTCGGAGCCGCGACAGAAATCGAAATGAAGGAAAAGAAGGCGCGCGTCGAAGACGCTTTGCACGCGACCCGCGCCGCGGTCGAAGAAGGCATCGTTCCCGGCGGCGGTACCGCGCTGCTGCGTTCGATCGCCGCTCTCGATTCGCTGAAGCTGAAAGATGACGAAGCGACGGGCGCCAATATCGTGCGCAGCGCTCTCGAAGCTCCGGCCCGCCGGATCGCCGAAAACGGCGGTTTCGACGGCTCGGTCGTCATCAAGACCGTCTTGGAATCCAAAAACACCAACTTCGGATTCAACGCGGAAAAAGGCGACTACGAAGATCTCGTGAAAGCCGGCATCATCGATCCGGCAAAGGTCGTGCGCTCTGCGATTCAGAACGCGTCCAGCATTGCCGGACTGCTTCTAACGACCGAATGCGCGGTCTCCGACAA
It encodes:
- the groL gene encoding chaperonin GroEL (60 kDa chaperone family; promotes refolding of misfolded polypeptides especially under stressful conditions; forms two stacked rings of heptamers to form a barrel-shaped 14mer; ends can be capped by GroES; misfolded proteins enter the barrel where they are refolded when GroES binds) → MAKQLSFSEEARRRLKKGVNVLAHTVGVTLGPRGRNVVIDRKFGAPTITKDGVSVAKEIELKDPYENMGAQLVREVSEKTSDEAGDGTTTATVLAAAIINEGLKNVTAGANPMALKRGIDKAAAKVVESVKALSKPVSVTNRADVEAVGTISANSDSSIGKLLAEALEKVGKDGVITVEESKTMKTELELVEGMQFDRGYISPYFVTNTERMEVSLKNPYILLYEKKISTIKDMVPLLEKVARLGKPLLIIAEDIEAEALATLVVNKIRGTLQVAAVKAPGFGDRRKAMMEDIGILTKGKFISEDLGLKLESIETDMLGTADSVLIDKENTTIVGGVASDKEIKARCEMIRSQLAKSDSEYDKEKLQERLAKLSGGVALIKVGAATEIEMKEKKARVEDALHATRAAVEEGIVPGGGTALLRSIAALDSLKLKDDEATGANIVRSALEAPARRIAENGGFDGSVVIKTVLESKNTNFGFNAEKGDYEDLVKAGIIDPAKVVRSAIQNASSIAGLLLTTECAVSDKPKEEEEGKKKKPSASYPAGEDF